The DNA region GGCCGTTTGGAAGTCCTTCGGTTCGGTCTCGTGGTGACGCTCTTGGCGTCAGTTCCGCTCGGCCGTGCGGGTGGCCGCCTGTCGGTGGACGTCGTCCGTGTCGCCGGACCGGATCCGGGCCGGTCCGACCTTCCCCAGTTCATGCGCCCGTCGTTCCAGCGAGCAGGCCACCTTTTGACCCCAGCACCGGCAGCGGCGGCATGCCCAGAGCGCGGGTGCCGGGTCGTCGGCGCAAGAGAACGGCCTACCCGGGTAGGGCGAAGGGGAAGTCCGAGGACGCCCGCACTTCACCGTCCGCAGCGACGGTGAGGAGGGCGTACCCCGGCAGAGCGGTGATCCACCGATGGGCCTCACGAGCCCCCAGGACCATCGCCGCCGTCGCGTAGACGTCGGCCCACAGCAGTTCCGGGCCCGTCACGGTCGCCCCCAGCAGCCCTGTGGCCGGGGTCCGGGTGCGCGGGTCGATGATGTGCGCGCCGCGTTCGGTCGTGCCCGAGGTGGCGACCGCGAGGTCTCGCCCCGCCACCACCGCCAGCAGCCGCCCCGGAACCCGGGGGTCGGCGATCCCGATGCGCCAGGCGCCCGCGGGGCCCGGGGCGCCGCCGACCCGCACGTCACCACCCGCGTTCACACACGCGTCGGTGGCGCCCGCCTCCCGCAGCATCCGCCAGGCCCGCTCGGCGGCCCAGCCCTTCACCAGACCGCACGGATCGGGCCGGCCGTCCGCCCAGGCGTCGAAGGCGCCCCGGGTACGGCTGTGCGCGAGGTCGCACAGCTCCAGCACGCGCCGTACGGCGGGAGCGGTGTCCGCCCGGCCCGACTCGCCCCGTCGCAGTCGGCTCACGGCACTGTCCGGCCGGAACGGGGAGAACTCCCGGTCGACCTCGTGCAGCAGTGCCACGGCCTTGCCCAGCGCGGTCCGCAGCTCCGGCGTCGGCCGGTGGCGCAGGGCGAAGGAGACCACGGTGCCCATCACCGGTTCGGCGTGCCGCCAAGGGGCCGTCCCGGGCGCGGTCCGGTCATCCATGGGCTCGGTCCAGCGCGCTCTGCAGCGATTGGATATAGCCCTCGCTCGTGTACGTGGCACCCGACACCGTGTCGATGTGGGCGCTCTGCGCGGTCAGGGCTTCGCCGGTGAGCGTCGGCACTGCGTAGCCGGCGATCTCCCGGTCGCGTTCGTTCTCCGACGGCGTCCGGACCGCGGTGACGTCGGTGAGCCGTCCGTCGGCGATCGTGACGCGTACCTGCACCGGTCCGTACCGGGTGTCGACGACGTCCCCGGTGTACGTGCCGGACGCCGGGGTGCCCGGTGTCGTGCCGACGGAACCGGGCTGTGTCGGAACGGCGACCGCCGAGGCGCCGGCCGGCTGGTGCGGTTTCAGGGCGAGCAGCGAGCACACTCCGGCCACGGTGACCGCGGTGGAGAGCAGAAGACGGCGCATGGGGGCCTCCTCAGGGCCGGTGGGAGGGGTGCGTTTCGGGTCGACCCCGGCAGGTTCACCACGTGAACGATTCGTGGTGGATCCGGTGGGCGGGCACCCCCGCCTCGCGCAGCGCCGCCTCCGCCGCCGCGGACCAGCTGGGCGGCCCGCACAGGAAGCAGGCGCGCCCCGCCACGTCCGGGACGAGGCCGCGCAGCGTGGCGGCGTCCAGCGGCAGGCGGTAGCCCGTCGGGTGGCTCACGGAGTAGTGGGCGCGCGCGCCTCGGTGGGCCGCGATCGCGTCGATCTCGTGGCGGAGCACCAGATCCTCGGGCCGTCGTGCCCAGTGGATCAGCACCGGGTCCCTCGGCAGCGTCTCGAACAGCACCCGCAGCGGGGTGATGCCCACCCCGGCCGCGAGCAGCAGCGCGGGCCGTCCCGCCGCGCGGTCCGGGGTGAGGGCGCCGTACGGGCCCTCGGCCCACACCCGGGTGCCGGGACGGACAGTGGCGAGCGCCGCGCTGTGGCCGCCCAGTGCCTTCACGGTGATGCGCAGGCCGCGTCCGTCGGGGACGGCG from Streptomyces fradiae includes:
- a CDS encoding FMN-binding protein yields the protein MRRLLLSTAVTVAGVCSLLALKPHQPAGASAVAVPTQPGSVGTTPGTPASGTYTGDVVDTRYGPVQVRVTIADGRLTDVTAVRTPSENERDREIAGYAVPTLTGEALTAQSAHIDTVSGATYTSEGYIQSLQSALDRAHG
- a CDS encoding FAD:protein FMN transferase; amino-acid sequence: MDDRTAPGTAPWRHAEPVMGTVVSFALRHRPTPELRTALGKAVALLHEVDREFSPFRPDSAVSRLRRGESGRADTAPAVRRVLELCDLAHSRTRGAFDAWADGRPDPCGLVKGWAAERAWRMLREAGATDACVNAGGDVRVGGAPGPAGAWRIGIADPRVPGRLLAVVAGRDLAVATSGTTERGAHIIDPRTRTPATGLLGATVTGPELLWADVYATAAMVLGAREAHRWITALPGYALLTVAADGEVRASSDFPFALPG